The Pseudomonas fluorescens nucleotide sequence GCAGTGCAGATCGATTTGACCAACCCCAACGACTTTACCCTCGACAACGTGCGGGCCCTGCTGGTGGCCGGAAACGGCGCGGTTCACAACCAGTTGCGGGTCAATCGCGCCGGCATCGCCTGGTTGTCCCAGGTCACGGGTGGCCGTGAGGTGGACGGCCTGTCCTTTCGTCTGGAAACCTGGGCGGCGGGCTCGGGTTGCGTCGGTTTTCAGGTGGCGGACGATGAGCGCTGGGTGCTGCAGGTGTACAACGCCCTGAAGAACAACTGGCCCAATCCGGCCAGCGATTACATCGACCTGTATTGAGGGTGTGCAAAATCCGGTCACGATTGCCCTTGGCCCCGGCCGCTCTGGCTCGGGCACAATGGTCCGGTTTTGCAACGAAAAACCAGGAATGCTGTCATATAGGCAGCATCCAAGTATTTAAGGAGGATTCATGTTCCGCACGCGTGCATCATTGGTAGGCCTGTTGGCTATCGCCGTATTGGCAGGTTGCAGCAACACTGGCGGCTCTTCGTCGAAAGCCCCTGAGGCTGCTGTCAACACCGATGGCCGTTGCCAGGCCAGCGGCGCCGAGTTCACCATCGGCAAGCCGGCCACCCCCGAGTTGCTCGAGCAGGCGCGTAAAGCCAGCGGCTCGCAACTGGCCCGTGTGCTCAAGCCTCACGACGTCATGACCCTGGAATACCGCTCCGAGCGCCTGAACCTCAACGCCGACGAAAAAGGCGTGATCACCCGCGTGAACTGCGGCTAACACGCCCCCCCTGTAGGAGCGGGCTTGCCCTGCGATGAGACAGCGCAACTGGCACATCAGGTGGCGCGATCGCGGGGCAAGGCCCGCTCCCACAGAGA carries:
- a CDS encoding I78 family peptidase inhibitor, translating into MFRTRASLVGLLAIAVLAGCSNTGGSSSKAPEAAVNTDGRCQASGAEFTIGKPATPELLEQARKASGSQLARVLKPHDVMTLEYRSERLNLNADEKGVITRVNCG